CGTCGACCGGCTGTCGGCCGGCCGCGCCTCATGACCGAGACGGACGATCGGCGACCATCCCCACGATCTCTGGAGACTCTTGCGGTGGCTGCGCACTGGACGCCGCGTCACACGCTCGTCGCCGTCCTGGGAACCGTTGCCACAGGCCTGCTGATCGGGCTGCCGACCGACGTCGTGCCCAACCCGGTGTTCGGCCGCGCCGTCCCGGTGACGTGGTGGAGCTATCCCGCACTTGCCGTCATCGCCGTCCTGTCCGGCCTGCTGCTCGCCACCTACATCCGGCCCGGCGGTGACCTCCAGGTCGACGCCCAGGACCGCCCCGCCCGGCGCGGTGTCCTGTCCGCCCTGGTGTCGCTGTTCGCCGTCGGCTGTCCTGTGTGCAACGAGCTCGTACTCGTCGCCCTCGGCTCGAGCGGCGCCATGACGTGGTTCGCCCCGGCGCAGCCGCTCCTGGCGGCAGCCTCGGTCGCGGGACTCGGATGGGCGCTGCGCGCCCGCTGGCGCGGCCGCTCTGCCTGTCCGGTCACCGCCGGCGGCGAGACGACCGCCTCCTGACCCACGGCGCCGGCGAAAATCCGGCAGCCGTCAGCAGCGGACCGACGTTCCGGCCCGTCGACGCCAGAGCCCCGGAGAACCGTCAGAACGGGATGCGCGCGTGGTGCGTGTCGACCAGCCAGCCGCACCAGCCGCCCAGCCGGACGCACAGCCGGCGCAACCAGGAGCCGTCAACGGCCTCGTCGGGCCGGTTCAACGCATTCATCGTCACTGCAGTGGACTTCCTGTCGAGGAGCATCTGTCGGTGGTTGAAGTCCCTCAGCCCCAAGGGCTGGGTCCGTCAGACCTGACAGAGGCAGTCGTCGACAGCAGTCAGTGACGTGGCCAGGAGGCACCGGCAGATGAGCGCCGTGGAGCCCGCAGAAGCCATGCGCCCAGTTTCGCACAGGTCGTCGCCGCGGGTGGACCTGCGGGAGACCCCCCCTGATCAGGTGTCGACGTCGGCGCACCAGCCGGGCGTCAGACCGCACGCGCGGTCGGGAGAGCCGCCGCGGCCCACTCAGGGAAGCCGTCGACCAGGCGCAGAGCGGTGCGGCCGGTGGACGACAACTCGCGCACTGCCTCGTCGGCGTAGACGCAGTACGGCCCGCGGCAGTAGGCGACGACGGTCCGGTCGGCCGGCACGTTCCGCAGCCGCTCGGACAGCTCAGCCGGCGGCACGTTGACAGCACCGGGGATGTGTCCGGCGGCGTACTCGGCCGGCGGTCGTACGTCCAGCACGACCACGTCGCCGGCGTGCAGGCGGCCGGCCAGCTCGTCGCGTCCGATGGTCGCCAGCTCGGTTCGGTCGCCGAGGTAGGCATCGGCGAGCTCGTCGAGCCGCGCGACGTGCTCGGCCGCGACGCCGCGCATCGCCCGCCACAGCGCACCGACCTGCTCGCTCGTCAGCGAGTAGAACACCCGGGTGCCGTCTCGGCGGGTGCGGACCAGACCTGCGCCCAGCAACTGCTGCAGGTGGTGGGAGGTGTTCGCGACACTCTGGCCGATCTGTCCCGCGAGGTCCTCGACGCGTCGCTCACCCTGGGCCAGGACGTCGACGATCTCGGCCCGCCGGCCGCTGCCCAATGCCTTCGCGACCGAGGCGAGCGCCTCGTACAGCGCGTCCTTGGCGATGCGATCTCCCACGACGACCTCCTCAAGCGGTTGTTTGACAAACTACCGCGGCGCCCCTCACTCTTCAAGCACCTACTTGATAAGGAGGCGATGGCAGTGAACCTGATCCCGGTCGTCGATGACGGACTGGGCAACACGAGCTGGCTCGTGGGCCTGGGGGACGGGCGGGCGCTGGCGGTCGACGCGTCGCGCGACCTGCGTGGGCTGCAGCAGGCGGCGCAGGCGCATCGGCTGACGGTGGCCTTCGCCGCCGACACGCACCTGCACGCCGATTTCGTCACCGGAGCCCTCGACCTGGCATCGTCCGGAGCGACGCTGCTGGCCTCCGCCGCCGGTGGCCGGCAGTACCCGCACACCGGCCTGGGCGACGGTGACGAGGTCGATCTGGGCGGCCTGACGCTGCGGGCCCTGGCCACTCCCGGCCACACCGACGAGCACCTGTCGTTCCTGCTACTGGACGGCGCCCGGCCGCTGGGAGTGTTCACCGGCGGGTCGCTCATCGTCGGGGCGGCCGCCCGTACCGACCTGGTCAGCCCCGAGCGGACCGAGGAGCTGACGCGGGCGCAGTGGCACTCACTGCAGCGGTTGGTCACGCTGCCCGACGAGGTGCAGGTGTGGCCCACCCACGGCGCCGGCTCGTTCTGCTCCGCGGCGTCGGGCGCCGAGCGCAGCAGCACCATCGGCCGGGAGAAGGCCGCGAACGCGCTGCTGCAGGCGCCCGACGAAGACGCCTTCGTCACCCAACTGCTCGCAGGCCTCGGCGCATACCCGCGCTACTTCCGCTACCTGGGCGAGGTGAACCGCCGGGGCCCGGCGCCGCTACCGGCCACCGCCGACCTGCAAGCACTGTCGCCGGCAGAGATCGACGCCGCCGTCGAACGCAGCGCGCTGGTCGTCGACGTGCGTCCCGTCCAGCAGTTCGCGGCTGCGCACCTGCCCGGGTCGGTCAGCATTCCGCTGCGCGGCGTCTTCGCCACCTGGCTCGGCTGGACGGCCGAGCCGACGACTCCGCTGGTCGTGGTGCGCAACGACGACCAAGACGCGGCCGAGATCGTCTGGCAGGCACGCAAGATCGGCTACGACCGCCTGCTCGGCGAGCTCACCGGAGGAATCACAGCCTGGCAACGAAACGGACGCGCCACCGCCAGCACACCGCTCGTCCAGACATGGTCCCTCGGCGAGCGGCCCGTCGTGGACGTCCGGCAGCGTTCAGAGTTCGCCATGGGCGCCGTAGTCGGCGCCACCAACGCCGAGCTCGGCCAGCTCGCCGAAGGGAAGGTGCCCGAGCTGCCGGAGGCCCCGGTGGTGATGTGCGGCCACGGCGAGCGCGCCATGACGGCGGCCAGCCTGCTCGAGCGCGCCGGTCACGGCGGCGTCGCCGTGGTCGTCGGCGGCCCGG
Above is a window of Mycobacteriales bacterium DNA encoding:
- a CDS encoding MBL fold metallo-hydrolase, yielding MAVNLIPVVDDGLGNTSWLVGLGDGRALAVDASRDLRGLQQAAQAHRLTVAFAADTHLHADFVTGALDLASSGATLLASAAGGRQYPHTGLGDGDEVDLGGLTLRALATPGHTDEHLSFLLLDGARPLGVFTGGSLIVGAAARTDLVSPERTEELTRAQWHSLQRLVTLPDEVQVWPTHGAGSFCSAASGAERSSTIGREKAANALLQAPDEDAFVTQLLAGLGAYPRYFRYLGEVNRRGPAPLPATADLQALSPAEIDAAVERSALVVDVRPVQQFAAAHLPGSVSIPLRGVFATWLGWTAEPTTPLVVVRNDDQDAAEIVWQARKIGYDRLLGELTGGITAWQRNGRATASTPLVQTWSLGERPVVDVRQRSEFAMGAVVGATNAELGQLAEGKVPELPEAPVVMCGHGERAMTAASLLERAGHGGVAVVVGGPEDWAQATGQELSRS
- a CDS encoding metalloregulator ArsR/SmtB family transcription factor, which encodes MGDRIAKDALYEALASVAKALGSGRRAEIVDVLAQGERRVEDLAGQIGQSVANTSHHLQQLLGAGLVRTRRDGTRVFYSLTSEQVGALWRAMRGVAAEHVARLDELADAYLGDRTELATIGRDELAGRLHAGDVVVLDVRPPAEYAAGHIPGAVNVPPAELSERLRNVPADRTVVAYCRGPYCVYADEAVRELSSTGRTALRLVDGFPEWAAAALPTARAV